From the genome of Candidatus Nitrosocosmicus oleophilus, one region includes:
- a CDS encoding sulfurtransferase TusA family protein — protein sequence MSSNPDDNMKSSMKTIDVRGLYCPEPVFRTKIEIERMTKGDLLKVVSDDPDSEEDISRWVNRNGHELLSLNKSNKDLEFTIKKAK from the coding sequence ATGTCTTCTAATCCTGACGATAACATGAAGTCTAGTATGAAAACTATTGACGTAAGGGGCCTATATTGTCCTGAACCCGTTTTTAGAACAAAGATTGAAATTGAACGTATGACCAAAGGTGATTTATTAAAAGTTGTTTCTGATGATCCAGATTCAGAGGAAGACATTTCTAGATGGGTTAACAGGAACGGTCATGAATTGTTATCGTTAAATAAGTCAAATAAGGATTTAGAATTTACAATTAAAAAGGCAAAGTAG
- the serB gene encoding phosphoserine phosphatase SerB, which produces MLVIFDVEGVLLNAEYLPVLANLLGPEKEKEVWDITNKGIRGEINWEEGLKERVHALRGIGYDQASTIAQNLEIMPGARELCSFLKGLGWKLVAVSGGFNIITDRLYSELNIDKIFSNDLIFEDNKLLDVTIKVTSDKSASVRSYIEENGFSSDEIVVVVDGANDLKLFDLSSFTVGFCAVDVVRDKADIVIDKKDLSLLIPVIKEKFKIKINS; this is translated from the coding sequence ATGCTTGTTATATTTGACGTAGAAGGCGTACTGCTTAACGCAGAATATCTCCCAGTCTTGGCAAATTTGCTTGGTCCGGAGAAGGAAAAGGAAGTTTGGGACATAACTAACAAGGGTATCCGTGGGGAAATTAATTGGGAGGAGGGATTAAAAGAAAGAGTTCATGCCTTAAGAGGTATAGGATATGATCAAGCCTCCACTATAGCGCAAAATTTGGAGATTATGCCCGGTGCAAGAGAATTATGTTCCTTCTTAAAAGGTCTTGGTTGGAAGTTGGTGGCCGTTTCAGGAGGATTTAACATCATCACTGATAGACTATATTCAGAACTAAATATTGATAAAATATTTTCTAATGACCTTATCTTTGAAGATAACAAGCTATTGGACGTTACCATAAAGGTTACCTCTGATAAATCTGCATCAGTAAGATCTTATATAGAAGAAAATGGTTTTTCGAGTGATGAGATCGTAGTGGTCGTAGATGGCGCGAACGATTTGAAGTTGTTTGATTTATCTTCTTTCACGGTAGGGTTTTGTGCAGTGGACGTAGTTCGTGACAAAGCAGATATAGTTATTGATAAGAAGGATTTGTCCTTGCTAATCCCAGTAATAAAAGAGAAATTCAAAATAAAGATTAATTCATAA
- the cofE gene encoding coenzyme F420-0:L-glutamate ligase, which yields MISIIPIRINKNIEPNDDLSKVIFESVQLNQMQICENDIIVVAQKIVSKSENRFRDLRYVAPSPKSIRLAKLHNKDPRLIELILGETSRIIRITKKHLIVETKHGFICANAGIDQSNVSGDSQMALLLPENPDTSARNLRKSMHNISGKKVCIIIADTFGRPFRTGQTNVAIGVAGIAPLKSYIGMNDEYGKKLLVTEIAIADELAAAAELVMGKTLKNPVAIIRGYDHQNLLIEGDDDTGIKSLLRSEHDDLFRNPENMMNYSD from the coding sequence TTGATTTCTATCATCCCGATACGCATTAATAAGAATATTGAACCAAACGACGACTTGTCAAAGGTAATTTTTGAGTCTGTACAATTGAACCAAATGCAGATCTGTGAAAATGACATTATCGTGGTGGCTCAAAAAATCGTTTCGAAATCAGAGAATAGGTTTAGGGATTTAAGGTACGTTGCCCCTTCTCCAAAATCAATCCGATTGGCCAAATTGCACAATAAAGATCCACGATTGATTGAATTGATTTTAGGTGAAACTTCTAGAATTATAAGAATCACAAAAAAACATTTGATCGTTGAGACCAAACATGGATTTATTTGTGCTAATGCAGGGATAGATCAAAGTAATGTTTCTGGCGATTCTCAAATGGCACTTTTACTACCGGAGAATCCTGATACTTCAGCAAGAAACCTGAGAAAATCAATGCACAATATTTCTGGAAAAAAAGTATGTATAATTATAGCCGATACATTTGGCAGACCTTTCAGAACGGGTCAAACTAATGTTGCAATAGGGGTAGCGGGCATTGCCCCATTAAAAAGTTACATTGGAATGAATGATGAGTACGGTAAAAAATTATTAGTAACAGAAATTGCCATAGCAGACGAACTTGCGGCAGCCGCTGAACTTGTAATGGGTAAAACTTTAAAGAATCCTGTGGCTATAATACGTGGCTATGACCATCAAAATCTTTTGATAGAAGGTGACGACGATACTGGCATCAAGTCACTATTGCGCAGTGAACATGATGATTTATTTAGAAATCCAGAAAATATGATGAATTACTCTGATTGA
- the meaB gene encoding methylmalonyl Co-A mutase-associated GTPase MeaB gives MTFRASRLSVDSYERGIIEGDLGTLARAVTLVESRSEEDRRIARNLLQQVLPRTGRAHRIGITGVPGVGKSTFIDNLGMRLLDAGYRVAVLAIDPTSQLSGGSILGDKTRMQRLALDPRAFVRPSPSGLSPGGVARRTRETMLLCEAAGYNVVLVETVGVGQGETAVADMVDFFLVLVLPGAGDELQGIKKGVFELADALVVNKADGDGEHRAKVALADLKSALRYLPRKRAIWQPRCLAASGLTGLGIDELWTTIDEHRQLLESTGELASLRAAQQSTWMWTLIRERLEDAFRQHPDVAATLPRLEQAVKAGTTTSSAAADELLAIFSREQI, from the coding sequence ATGACTTTTCGTGCGTCTCGACTTTCGGTCGACTCGTACGAGCGCGGCATCATCGAAGGTGACCTAGGGACGTTAGCGCGTGCTGTCACGCTCGTCGAGAGTCGTTCTGAAGAGGATCGACGGATTGCCCGCAACCTCCTGCAGCAGGTATTGCCGCGTACGGGCCGAGCGCACCGCATTGGCATCACTGGCGTGCCAGGCGTTGGGAAAAGCACGTTCATTGACAATCTAGGAATGCGCCTTCTCGATGCTGGTTATCGCGTTGCGGTGCTCGCGATCGATCCGACGAGCCAGCTCTCGGGTGGGTCAATTCTCGGCGACAAGACACGCATGCAGCGGCTCGCGCTTGATCCGCGCGCGTTTGTAAGGCCATCACCGAGTGGGTTGTCGCCCGGCGGCGTGGCGCGCCGTACACGCGAGACGATGTTACTCTGTGAGGCGGCCGGCTATAATGTCGTGCTCGTCGAGACTGTCGGCGTCGGACAGGGCGAGACGGCCGTCGCCGACATGGTCGACTTCTTTCTTGTGCTTGTCTTGCCGGGTGCTGGCGATGAGTTGCAAGGGATCAAGAAGGGTGTTTTTGAGCTCGCGGATGCACTCGTCGTCAACAAGGCCGACGGAGATGGCGAGCATAGGGCGAAGGTCGCACTGGCGGATCTAAAGTCCGCACTGCGCTATCTACCTCGTAAGCGCGCAATCTGGCAGCCGCGCTGCCTTGCGGCGTCGGGCCTTACAGGTCTGGGTATCGATGAGTTATGGACCACGATCGACGAGCACCGACAGTTACTTGAGTCCACCGGGGAGCTTGCCTCGTTGCGAGCGGCCCAGCAGTCCACGTGGATGTGGACACTGATCCGCGAGCGCCTAGAGGATGCATTTCGCCAGCACCCTGACGTTGCTGCGACCCTTCCCCGCCTAGAGCAGGCTGTGAAGGCCGGAACGACCACATCGAGCGCTGCCGCGGATGAGTTGCTAGCGATCTTCAGCCGGGAACAGATCTGA
- the scpA gene encoding methylmalonyl-CoA mutase yields the protein MTLPKFDEIDFDEIEPAVRKTAPASSDSIWDTPEDIPHHAVYTSSDLTEVAHLGSLPGIPPFVRGPYPTMYVQKPWTVRQYAGFSTAEDSNAFYRRNLAAGQMGLSIAFDLATHRGYDSDHPRVVGDVGMAGVAIDSILDMRILFDGIPLDKMSVSMTMNGAVLPVLALYVVAAEEQGVPPEKLSGTIQNDILKEYMVRNTYIYPPAPSMKIIADIFEFTSQRMPKFNSISISGYHLQEAGATADLELGYTLADGLEYLRTGIAAGMSIDTFAPRLSFFFAIGMNFFMEVAKLRAARLLWSEIVSTFAPKSTKSLALRTHCQTSGWSLTAQDVYNNVVRTCIEAMAATQGHTQSLHTNSLDEALALPTDFSARIARNTQLQLQLESNTTRPVDPWGGSYYVEWLTDQLARRARAHITEIEQLGGMVKALEAGIPKLRIEEAAARTQARIDSGRQKIIGVNCYKLMHKESIPVLKVDNAAVRKTQIERLMKLRSERDNEATARALGALTKCAETGTGNLLALAIDAARARATVGEISWALEKVWGRHRANIQAISGVYSGEVGESSEAIAHVRARTQTFLDHKGRRPRILISKMGQDGHDRGQKVIASAFADFGFDVDIGPLFQTPEETARAAVENDVHVIGVSSLAAGHLTLVPALRTALSTLGRPDILVVVGGVIPPDDYDALREAGAVEIFGPGTVIADAAVRLLDRLELPP from the coding sequence ATGACGCTGCCCAAATTTGATGAGATTGACTTTGACGAGATTGAGCCTGCAGTGCGAAAAACCGCGCCTGCCAGTTCCGACAGCATCTGGGACACACCTGAGGACATCCCACATCACGCAGTCTATACCTCTTCAGACCTCACGGAGGTCGCGCACCTCGGCTCGTTGCCTGGCATTCCGCCGTTCGTACGCGGTCCGTACCCAACCATGTACGTACAAAAGCCGTGGACCGTGCGCCAGTATGCCGGTTTTTCGACGGCTGAAGACTCGAATGCCTTCTACCGCCGGAACCTCGCCGCTGGACAGATGGGTTTGTCAATCGCGTTCGACCTCGCTACCCACCGCGGCTACGACAGTGATCATCCGCGCGTCGTTGGTGACGTCGGTATGGCAGGCGTGGCTATAGACTCGATCCTCGACATGCGTATCCTATTCGATGGAATCCCACTCGACAAGATGAGCGTGTCGATGACGATGAATGGTGCCGTCCTGCCGGTGCTCGCGCTCTACGTCGTCGCCGCGGAGGAGCAAGGAGTACCCCCGGAGAAGTTATCCGGTACGATCCAGAACGACATCCTAAAAGAGTACATGGTACGGAACACGTACATCTATCCACCCGCACCTTCTATGAAGATAATTGCGGACATCTTCGAGTTCACGTCCCAGCGGATGCCGAAGTTCAACTCAATATCGATCTCCGGGTATCACTTACAGGAGGCAGGGGCGACTGCGGACCTCGAGCTCGGCTATACGCTCGCCGACGGCCTCGAATACCTCCGCACTGGTATCGCAGCCGGCATGAGCATAGACACATTCGCGCCGCGTCTGTCGTTCTTCTTTGCCATCGGCATGAACTTCTTCATGGAGGTTGCCAAGCTCAGGGCCGCTCGCCTTCTCTGGTCTGAGATCGTTTCGACATTCGCCCCAAAGAGCACGAAGAGCCTCGCGCTGCGTACACACTGCCAGACGTCGGGCTGGTCACTGACTGCGCAGGACGTTTATAATAACGTCGTACGCACCTGCATAGAGGCGATGGCCGCGACTCAAGGCCACACTCAAAGCCTACACACGAACTCGCTTGACGAAGCGCTCGCTCTGCCGACGGACTTCTCAGCACGTATAGCGCGCAATACCCAACTCCAGCTGCAACTCGAGTCGAACACGACGAGGCCGGTTGATCCGTGGGGCGGGAGCTATTACGTGGAGTGGCTGACAGACCAACTCGCACGGCGTGCAAGAGCTCACATCACCGAGATCGAACAGCTCGGCGGCATGGTGAAGGCCCTTGAGGCGGGCATCCCGAAGCTGCGCATCGAAGAAGCGGCTGCACGTACTCAGGCTCGCATCGACAGCGGCCGTCAGAAGATCATAGGTGTGAACTGCTACAAACTTATGCACAAGGAATCGATCCCGGTGCTGAAAGTTGACAATGCGGCCGTTCGAAAGACGCAGATCGAACGCCTTATGAAGCTGCGCTCGGAGCGTGACAACGAAGCAACGGCACGTGCCCTCGGAGCGCTGACAAAGTGCGCCGAGACCGGCACCGGCAACCTGCTTGCCTTGGCGATCGACGCGGCACGCGCTAGGGCCACGGTCGGGGAAATCTCATGGGCGCTCGAGAAAGTATGGGGTCGCCATCGCGCGAACATCCAAGCCATATCCGGCGTGTACAGTGGAGAGGTTGGAGAGTCATCCGAAGCGATCGCTCACGTGCGCGCTCGCACACAGACGTTCCTAGATCATAAGGGGCGCCGGCCGCGTATTTTAATCTCGAAGATGGGACAGGACGGGCATGATCGAGGCCAAAAGGTTATTGCATCGGCGTTCGCGGACTTCGGCTTCGATGTTGACATCGGTCCGTTGTTCCAGACTCCGGAGGAAACCGCGCGCGCCGCCGTTGAGAATGACGTGCACGTAATTGGCGTGAGTTCGCTTGCCGCCGGCCACCTGACTCTGGTGCCTGCATTGCGCACTGCGCTCTCAACGCTTGGTCGCCCCGATATACTCGTCGTTGTCGGAGGCGTGATCCCGCCCGACGATTATGATGCACTGCGAGAGGCCGGCGCCGTTGAGATCTTCGGACCCGGCACTGTGATTGCCGACGCCGCGGTGCGATTGCTCGACCGTCTCGAGCTACCACCATGA
- a CDS encoding methylmalonyl-CoA mutase family protein, translated as MSDFAAWRSLVDKELAGASFDKLVYRTPEDITIDPLYTERPAELPMPGMAPYVRGANAQNTAFGLCIRIDGDRTVATEELDGGATALWIDVGNDSALEAAAVAHADLVVDIAKSIPAQAIEWLAQRGVDKRIWIDIDPIMAVAQGVTPGNTLVKRLSHLPNLVSDTRERLPNARPLRVSTTILHSAGADAADELALGLSAGVAYLRALIAGGLPITEAARTLWLQLPVGRDTFGEICKIRAARVLWHKVLAVAGAPNEPPPPIHAVASSRTQTQRDPWVNMLRVTTEMFAAIIGGAQIVTPRPFDDQLAAVSALGRRVARNTVLILRDESHLGRVVDAAGGSYYIETRTDALAREAWKRFTAIEKDGGITELVGSGALRARLDAAWTRRAAHLAKRKEPVLGVSEFAHVGEKLPAAPIPTAPLLVSSALVEHRDAEMFEAMRARIEALPFDVMLLALGPPAEHRARISYSAGLFGIVGIRTREATSPQRADVAVICGSDERYTAEAAGVARALKSAGVRKVVLAGRPGALETELRAAGVEAFVFVGCDVLATMEELLL; from the coding sequence GTGTCAGATTTTGCAGCATGGCGCTCGCTCGTCGACAAAGAGCTCGCTGGAGCGTCGTTCGACAAATTGGTGTACCGCACTCCTGAGGACATAACGATAGACCCGCTCTACACCGAACGGCCGGCCGAGCTGCCAATGCCAGGCATGGCACCATACGTGCGGGGCGCCAACGCACAGAACACAGCGTTTGGGCTGTGCATACGTATAGACGGTGATCGCACGGTAGCTACCGAGGAACTCGATGGAGGTGCGACGGCGCTGTGGATTGATGTGGGCAACGACAGCGCGCTCGAGGCCGCGGCTGTCGCGCACGCTGATCTAGTCGTCGATATAGCAAAGAGCATCCCAGCGCAGGCTATCGAATGGCTCGCGCAACGCGGTGTAGATAAGCGGATCTGGATTGACATCGATCCGATTATGGCCGTTGCCCAGGGAGTGACGCCGGGCAACACGCTCGTAAAACGATTGTCTCACCTTCCAAACTTAGTCTCTGATACACGTGAGCGGCTGCCGAACGCCCGGCCGCTGCGCGTGTCCACGACAATCTTACACAGCGCGGGTGCCGATGCCGCCGACGAGCTCGCACTCGGCCTTTCGGCCGGTGTTGCTTATCTGCGCGCGCTCATTGCAGGAGGACTGCCGATCACAGAAGCCGCGCGCACGCTGTGGCTGCAGCTGCCTGTCGGTCGCGACACTTTCGGGGAAATATGCAAGATACGTGCGGCCCGCGTGCTCTGGCACAAAGTGCTCGCGGTTGCCGGCGCGCCAAACGAGCCTCCACCTCCGATCCACGCCGTCGCGTCCTCACGCACGCAGACACAACGCGACCCTTGGGTCAACATGCTACGTGTAACAACGGAGATGTTCGCTGCGATCATTGGTGGAGCGCAGATCGTGACCCCACGTCCGTTCGACGACCAGCTCGCTGCAGTGTCCGCGCTCGGGCGCCGCGTTGCCCGAAACACGGTCCTCATATTGCGCGACGAGAGCCACCTCGGACGAGTCGTCGATGCCGCCGGCGGCAGCTATTACATCGAGACGCGTACCGATGCGCTCGCCCGTGAGGCGTGGAAGCGTTTTACCGCGATCGAGAAGGATGGTGGTATTACCGAGCTCGTCGGTTCGGGCGCACTGCGCGCGCGGCTTGACGCGGCATGGACCAGGCGAGCGGCCCATCTTGCGAAACGCAAGGAACCTGTCCTCGGTGTCTCGGAGTTCGCGCACGTCGGCGAGAAGCTGCCGGCGGCTCCGATCCCGACCGCACCCTTGCTGGTTTCATCAGCGCTCGTCGAGCATCGTGATGCCGAGATGTTTGAGGCGATGCGAGCTCGCATCGAAGCCCTGCCGTTCGATGTAATGCTGCTCGCGCTCGGGCCACCGGCTGAGCATCGCGCTCGCATTAGTTATTCAGCAGGTCTGTTTGGCATCGTTGGCATTCGCACTCGCGAAGCGACCTCGCCCCAACGCGCCGACGTTGCCGTGATTTGTGGCAGCGACGAGCGCTACACGGCTGAAGCCGCCGGAGTCGCACGCGCGCTGAAGTCAGCCGGCGTGAGGAAGGTTGTGCTCGCAGGGCGTCCGGGCGCTCTCGAAACCGAGCTTCGTGCAGCTGGCGTTGAAGCGTTTGTGTTTGTTGGCTGCGATGTGCTCGCCACCATGGAGGAGCTGTTGTTATGA
- a CDS encoding PINc/VapC family ATPase, giving the protein MKKKIVLDTSIIIDGHISHKIDEKDIDDNFEIIIPRAAIDELQSQACKQREQGFIGLEELRKIREKSSENNISLRIYGEKPNLEDIKLAKNGRIDSNINEIAEKEDATLFTADYIQHLAASATGISSVHIRSQVSASFNIENYFDDKSMSVHLIEGVEPLAKKGTPGEFTLEKISDTKLDKQTLNEIMNFLFSTENNKKISNIEISFDGCYVIMYKNLRIVITQPPVSNKIEITAVRPIKKLTLQEYQLDLSLINRLSEEAEGILIAGRPGSGKSTFASSIAEHYVQNNKLVKTLESPRDLQVPENVVQYGSFKNGYERVADLLLLVRPDFTIFDEVRRIKDFELFADLRLTGIGMIGVIHANEALDAIQRFIGKIELGMIPHVIDTVIFIHGGKIEKIYELNLTVKVPAGMVEQDLARPVVEIRDFFSKETEYEIYSYGEENIIIPLKNIEKKTDKERNNKINKLAESKIREVIGKFDPKAEVKIISSDKIRILVSKDVIPRIIGRGGSTISEIEKMLGVKIDVEAKVPLIGNEVAFSIAESGSRIYLLVDEMHIGKKVNLFLGDEALVSNQIGQKAKLKLDKKSEVGRKVFNTIMSNNQDSLKLYESKDE; this is encoded by the coding sequence TTGAAGAAAAAAATTGTTTTAGATACGAGTATCATAATAGATGGCCATATAAGTCATAAAATTGATGAAAAGGATATTGATGATAATTTTGAGATAATAATTCCTCGTGCTGCAATTGATGAGCTGCAATCACAGGCATGTAAGCAGAGAGAACAAGGGTTCATAGGGCTTGAAGAACTAAGAAAGATTAGAGAAAAATCTAGCGAGAATAATATTTCGCTCAGAATTTACGGGGAAAAGCCCAATCTTGAGGACATAAAACTAGCCAAGAATGGCAGAATTGATTCAAATATTAACGAAATAGCTGAAAAAGAGGATGCGACTTTATTTACCGCTGATTACATACAACATTTAGCAGCTAGCGCAACTGGAATATCAAGCGTTCACATCCGCTCCCAGGTCTCAGCATCTTTTAATATCGAAAATTACTTTGACGATAAATCAATGAGCGTTCATTTGATAGAAGGGGTAGAACCCTTAGCAAAGAAGGGTACTCCTGGAGAATTTACATTGGAGAAAATATCTGACACTAAATTGGATAAACAGACTTTAAATGAAATCATGAATTTCCTATTTTCTACTGAAAACAACAAGAAAATATCAAATATAGAAATTTCATTTGATGGATGTTATGTAATAATGTACAAGAACTTGAGAATTGTCATAACTCAACCACCTGTATCAAACAAAATAGAAATTACTGCAGTCAGACCGATAAAGAAATTGACATTGCAAGAATACCAATTAGATTTATCATTAATAAATAGGCTATCAGAAGAGGCAGAGGGAATTTTGATAGCTGGGAGACCGGGTTCGGGCAAGAGTACATTTGCAAGCAGTATCGCCGAACATTACGTGCAAAATAATAAACTCGTCAAGACTCTTGAATCGCCAAGAGATCTGCAAGTGCCAGAGAATGTAGTACAATATGGTTCTTTTAAAAACGGGTATGAAAGGGTTGCAGACCTTCTATTACTTGTTAGACCAGACTTTACCATCTTTGATGAGGTGAGGCGGATAAAGGATTTTGAATTATTCGCAGACCTGAGACTTACGGGTATCGGCATGATAGGAGTAATCCATGCTAACGAAGCGTTGGATGCAATTCAACGATTTATAGGCAAGATAGAATTAGGTATGATACCTCATGTAATAGACACAGTAATATTTATTCATGGAGGCAAGATTGAAAAAATATATGAATTAAACTTGACAGTTAAAGTCCCAGCAGGAATGGTTGAACAGGACCTTGCTAGGCCAGTGGTGGAAATCAGAGACTTTTTTTCAAAAGAAACTGAGTATGAAATTTACTCTTATGGAGAAGAAAACATCATAATCCCTCTGAAAAATATCGAAAAAAAGACCGATAAAGAAAGAAACAATAAGATCAATAAATTAGCAGAATCCAAAATAAGAGAAGTTATAGGCAAATTTGACCCTAAGGCTGAAGTAAAGATTATTTCCAGTGATAAGATAAGAATACTAGTTAGTAAAGATGTAATTCCCAGAATAATCGGAAGAGGAGGTTCGACCATATCAGAAATAGAAAAAATGCTGGGAGTTAAGATCGATGTTGAAGCGAAGGTTCCTCTCATTGGTAATGAAGTTGCATTTAGTATCGCCGAATCTGGATCAAGGATTTACTTGTTAGTTGATGAAATGCATATAGGAAAAAAGGTTAATCTATTTTTAGGAGATGAGGCACTAGTAAGCAATCAAATTGGACAGAAAGCCAAATTAAAATTAGACAAAAAGTCAGAAGTCGGAAGAAAAGTATTCAACACAATTATGAGTAACAATCAAGATTCTCTGAAACTATATGAGAGTAAAGATGAATAA
- a CDS encoding IS5-like element ISThar1 family transposase: MIDWPSYNRSLVQRGEILFSYDFLDGWGSEIENMNINKKGKPFVFPDSFILAIGYIRYLFHLPYRQTQGIIKATGKRLPANPPSYGHICKRINKLNIDIKRDKMDDDDDLIISIDSTGIKITTRGQWMDEKWNTQNRKGYLKIHVAVDIKTRKIIALEVTDEKVHDGKMLKKLVNHVLDSREPNTVKIKSVLADGAYDSNPNFVYLEDKKINPGIKVRRNSIVSPKNNRLRNNEVKLQAKDLLKWKTKRKYGQRWISETVFSAIKRMFGEYTSANRFQNMVKEIMIKVSLYNIFRRI, encoded by the coding sequence GTGATAGACTGGCCCTCTTACAATCGCTCATTAGTTCAACGCGGTGAGATCCTCTTCTCGTATGATTTCCTTGATGGTTGGGGTTCAGAGATAGAGAATATGAATATAAACAAAAAGGGTAAACCATTTGTATTTCCAGATTCTTTCATCTTGGCCATTGGTTACATTCGCTATTTATTTCACCTACCATACAGACAAACCCAAGGTATAATTAAGGCCACAGGAAAAAGGTTACCTGCTAATCCACCAAGTTATGGTCACATCTGTAAACGAATCAACAAGCTAAACATCGATATTAAAAGAGACAAGATGGATGACGATGATGACCTAATAATATCAATAGACAGTACAGGTATCAAGATTACTACCAGAGGTCAGTGGATGGATGAGAAATGGAATACACAAAATAGAAAAGGATATCTCAAGATCCACGTTGCTGTAGACATAAAGACCAGGAAAATCATTGCTTTGGAAGTGACAGATGAGAAGGTACATGATGGGAAAATGCTAAAGAAACTAGTCAATCATGTTTTGGATTCGAGAGAACCAAACACTGTAAAGATAAAATCGGTACTAGCTGATGGAGCCTATGATTCAAATCCAAACTTTGTGTATCTTGAGGACAAAAAGATCAATCCAGGTATAAAGGTAAGAAGGAACTCTATTGTTTCTCCTAAAAACAATAGGTTAAGGAACAACGAAGTAAAGTTACAAGCAAAGGATCTGTTGAAATGGAAGACAAAAAGAAAATACGGACAGAGATGGATATCTGAAACTGTGTTCTCAGCTATAAAGAGAATGTTTGGTGAATACACATCAGCAAACAGGTTTCAAAACATGGTAAAGGAGATCATGATAAAAGTATCATTGTATAACATTTTTAGAAGAATATAA
- a CDS encoding ABC transporter ATP-binding protein: MSKLELKNITKSFSVNSSSGERRRVLAVDNVNLSIEEGQFVCFVGPSGCGKSTLLNIIAGLDTPSEGELVLNGQSVIGTGPDRIMVFQENALFPWLTVIDNVEFGLKMVGVEKEKRNKIALHYLEMMDLSKFSKSYTYQLSGGMKQRVAIARALVMDPDILLMDEPFAALDSQTRDLLLVELQLIWAKTRKTIIFVTHNISESICLGDKVVVFTKRPARVKKEIEIDYRRPRLTEDSNLFEYNRLVLDELKGEISQHKRTI; the protein is encoded by the coding sequence TTGAGTAAATTGGAATTGAAAAATATAACAAAGTCTTTTTCAGTGAACTCATCTTCGGGTGAAAGGAGAAGAGTTTTAGCTGTAGATAATGTAAATTTATCAATTGAAGAGGGACAATTTGTGTGTTTTGTGGGTCCATCCGGATGTGGAAAATCTACCTTACTAAACATTATCGCAGGCTTAGATACACCATCTGAAGGAGAATTGGTACTTAACGGACAATCGGTAATTGGAACTGGCCCTGATCGAATTATGGTTTTTCAAGAGAACGCTTTATTCCCCTGGTTAACGGTTATCGACAATGTTGAATTTGGATTAAAAATGGTTGGAGTTGAAAAAGAAAAACGAAACAAAATCGCGTTACACTATCTTGAAATGATGGATTTAAGCAAATTCTCTAAATCTTATACTTATCAACTCTCGGGTGGGATGAAACAGAGGGTGGCAATTGCTCGTGCTTTAGTAATGGATCCTGACATACTGCTCATGGACGAACCCTTTGCTGCACTTGACTCCCAAACTCGTGATCTTCTATTAGTTGAACTTCAATTGATATGGGCCAAAACCAGAAAGACAATAATTTTTGTAACTCATAATATTTCTGAATCAATATGTCTGGGTGACAAGGTTGTGGTCTTCACAAAGAGACCGGCTCGAGTAAAGAAAGAGATCGAAATTGATTATCGGAGACCAAGGTTAACTGAAGATTCTAATTTATTTGAGTATAATAGACTAGTCCTAGATGAACTAAAGGGTGAAATAAGCCAACACAAAAGAACAATATGA
- a CDS encoding NUDIX hydrolase — translation MISEKEFIELVLEKSNSLEYFKNIDLTAKGEFKSEQSSVLVIIHFNHEYNPTVIFTKRSSNLRNHAGEISFPGGRVSNQDSSIIETAIRETYEEIGLSIQKEKIFGSLAPTNTYTTKILIYPFIVILGKISFPLEPNEEVEQVIEIPLEILRDSMTIDEDHSSRENKMFKFNVDGYLIWGATARILKNLLDMIYAH, via the coding sequence TTGATTTCTGAAAAAGAATTCATTGAACTTGTCTTGGAGAAAAGCAACTCCTTAGAATATTTCAAAAATATTGATTTAACTGCAAAAGGTGAGTTCAAATCGGAACAATCTAGCGTCCTAGTCATAATTCATTTTAATCATGAATATAATCCAACCGTAATATTCACAAAACGAAGTTCAAATCTAAGGAATCATGCAGGTGAAATTTCCTTTCCTGGGGGTAGGGTTTCCAACCAGGACAGTTCTATAATAGAGACGGCAATAAGAGAGACTTATGAAGAAATAGGCCTCTCAATTCAAAAAGAAAAGATCTTTGGATCTCTTGCCCCCACAAATACATATACAACTAAGATACTCATCTATCCGTTTATTGTGATACTTGGTAAAATATCATTTCCACTGGAACCCAATGAAGAAGTAGAACAAGTAATTGAAATACCACTTGAAATTTTGCGTGATAGTATGACTATAGATGAGGACCATTCAAGCAGAGAAAATAAGATGTTTAAATTTAACGTCGATGGTTACTTAATCTGGGGGGCTACCGCCAGAATATTGAAAAATTTATTAGACATGATTTATGCTCATTAA